From the Ctenopharyngodon idella isolate HZGC_01 chromosome 3, HZGC01, whole genome shotgun sequence genome, one window contains:
- the LOC127509456 gene encoding junctional adhesion molecule-like isoform X2: MDIKFIVISMLLMIADGFTVRSPSGPLVVPLGSSVVLPCYVDEPLLTEGLGVEWRRTDSETPVHLFLDGESRPEAQRQDYHDRAHFFTEEIQHGNFSLSLDKLRAEDEGKYTCKVYSGQDSGETEVQIAAQTVVQTVERLLVSGSNRSISASVGEDVTLNCSVDSHIKPEHIEKVKWIRTDEDILVLLYENNKTLSDSSDKQYRDRVEFFTDEIPKGNFSLRLKSVRTEDKGVYMCQVFAGGLSANATVVLERLGFSLLHITVLVFCFVAGSGAVLLLCCLIYCRSKNTVSRSTIWNLQLSLVFFPNICMSIAFFFWGLTEGFLNETITCCALYILRTVMLIWALPYLKYLQDNIKTWIRSFKITSECAVFTVIVYSGG; the protein is encoded by the exons ATGGACATTAAGTTTATTGTTATATCGATGCTTCTGATGATCGCTGATG GATTCACTGTGCGCAGTCCTTCTGGTCCTCTGGTTGTTCCTCTGGGATCTTCAGTGGTTTTGCCCTGTTATGTTGATGAACCTTTACTAACGGAGGGTCTGGGGGTGGAATGGAGAAGAACAGACTCAGAGACTCCAGTTCATCTGTTTCTGGATGGTGAGAGTCGACCAGAGGCCCAGCGGCAGGATTATCATGATAGAGCTCATTTCTTTACTGAGGAGATTCAACATGGAAACTTCTCCCTCAGTCTGGACAAACTGAGAGCTGAAGATGAGGGAAAATACACATGTAAAGTTTACAGCGGCCAGGATTCTGGTGAGACTGAGGTTCAAATAGCAGCACAAACTGTGGTTCAAACTGTTG AGCGTTTGCTAGTATCAGGATCTAATCGGTCCATATCTGCATCTGTGGGTGAGGACGTCACTCTGAACTGCTCTGTAGACTCTCACATCAAACCTGAACACattgaaaaggttaaatggatAAGAACAGATGAAGATATTCTGGTTCTGCTTTATGAAAACAATAAGACTTTATCAGATTCATCAGATAAACAATACAGAGACAGAGTTGAGTTCTTCACTGATGAAATCCCCAAAGGAAACTTCTCTCTCAGACTGAAGAGTGTCAGAACTGAGGATAAAGGAGTTTACATGTGTCAAGTGTTTGCTGGAGGACTTTCAGCCAATGCAACTGTAGTACTGGAGAGACTGG GTTTCTCTCTTTTGCACATAACTGTGTtggttttctgttttgttgCTGGATCTGGAGCTGTACTTCTGCTCTGCTGTCTGATCTACTGCAGATCAAAAAACACAG TCTCCAGAAGCACAATCTGGAATCTTCAGCTTTCTCTGGTCTTTTTTCCAAACATCTGTATGTCCATCGCCTTCTTCTTCTGGGGTCTCACTGAAG GATTTCTGAATGAGACCATCACTTGCTGTGCTCTGTATATTCTGAGGACTGTTATGTTGATTTGGGCTTTGCCTTATTTAAAGTATCTTCAAG
- the LOC127509458 gene encoding cytochrome P450 2K1-like isoform X1, giving the protein MALVETLLMHVSTTGALLAAVLLFLVAYLISISSSSSEEGRDPPGPKPLPLLGNLLQLDLKQPHVSLWELSKKYGSVFKVHFGPRKVVVLAGYKTVKQALVNQAEEFGERDITPIFQDFNQGFGIIFANGDSWKTMRRFAISTLRDFGMGKKLSEEKIVDETHYLREVFEKFQGNPFDTTQPVNYAVSNIISAIVYGKRFEYEDPKFQDMVNKANKNIRIIGSAMIQIYNMCPVLGPWMKTWRLLMENMKSNRKEMQKLVNVLRETLNPLDCRGFIDSFLIRKQRIQESGEKDSHFHDQNLLITVSNLFAAGTDTTGTTLRWGLMLMAKYPHIQDRVHKEIDQVLAGREPVTEDRKNLPYTDAVIHEIQRLANIVPMNLPHMTSCDVHFNGYFIKKGTCVLPLLTSVLRDENEWETPNTFNPQHFLDEKGQLIKRDAFMPFSAGRRVCLGESLARMELFLFFTSLLQHFCFTPPPGVSEDDLDLTPVVGLILNPSPHKLCAISRQQKDN; this is encoded by the exons ATGGCTTTAGTGGAAACGCTTCTCATGCATGTGTCCACCACAGGAGCTTTACTTGCAGCTGTGCTGTTGTTTTTGGTTGCTTATCTAATCTCAATCAGCTCCAGCTCTTCAGAAGAGGGAAGAGATCCTCCGGGACCCAAACCACTGCCACTGCTGGGGAACCTGCTCCAACTGGATCTCAAACAACCTCACGTGAGCCTCTGGGAA TTGTCCAAAAAATATGGGTCAGTGTTCAAAGTGCATTTTGGACCAAGGAAGGTTGTGGTTCTGGCTGGATACAAGACAGTCAAACAAGCACTTGTGAACCAGGCAGAAGAATTCGGAGAAAGAGACATTACCCCCATATTCCAGGACTTCAATCAAGGATTTG GAATCATCTTTGCTAATGGCGACAGCTGGAAGACGATGAGAAGATTCGCTATCTCAACTCTTCGAGACTTTGGAATGGGCAAGAAACTGAGCGAAGAGAAAATAGTAGATGAGACACATTATCTGCGGGAAGTGTTTGAGAAGTTTCAAG GAAATCCATTTGATACGACCCAACCGGTGAATTATGCCGTCTCCAACATCATCTCAGCTATTGTGTATGGAAAACGATTTGAATATGAGGACCCAAAGTTTCAGGATATGGTGAACAAGGCAAACAAGAACATCCGCATTATTGGTTCAGCTATGATACAG ATCTACAACATGTGTCCGGTTCTTGGACCCTGGATGAAGACGTGGAGGCTGCTGATGGAAAATATGAAAAGCAACAGGAAAGAAATGCAGAAGCTAGTGAACGTCTTACGGGAAACTTTGAATCCGCTTGACTGCAGAGGATTTATCGACTCTTTCCTCATCCGCAAACAAAGAATACAA GAATCTGGAGAAAAAGATTCACATTTCCACGATCAGAATCTGCTCATTACGGTGTCAAACCTGTTTGCTGCTGGTACTGACACGACCGGCACGACACTGCGCTGGGGTCTGATGCTCATGGCCAAATATCCTCATATACAAG ATCGAGTTCATAAGGAGATTGACCAGGTGCTTGCTGGCCGTGAACCGGTTACCGAGGACAGGAAGAACTTACCGTATACAGATGCTGTGATCCATGAAATCCAGAGACTGGCTAATATTGTACCCATGAATCTTCCTCATATGACCAGCTGTGATGTTCACTTCAACGGATACTTCATCAAGAAG GGTACGTGTGTTCTGCCGCTGTTGACGTCTGTGTTGAGGGATGAGAACGAGTGGGAGACGCCTAACACTTTCAACCCTCAACACTTTCTAGACGAGAAGGGTCAGCTGATCAAACGAGACGCCTTCATGCCCTTCTCTGCAG gccGCAGGGTTTGTCTCGGAGAGAGTTTAGCCAGGATGGAGCTCTTCCTGTTCTTCACTTCCCTCCTTCAGCATTTCTGCTTCACTCCTCCTCCTGGAGTGTCTGAAGATGATTTGGATCTCACACCAGTCGTGGGTCTGATCTTGAACCCTTCACCCCACAAACTGTGTGCAATCAGTAGACAACAGAAAGACAACTAA